The Osmerus eperlanus chromosome 20, fOsmEpe2.1, whole genome shotgun sequence DNA segment TTTTCACTTTCAGAAAACCATCTCCACAAACcatgagagcctgtgtgtgtgtgtttgtgtgccaacCTGGGGGCTGGGCAACTCCTTGTACTGCTTCCTCTGGGCCACCTTGATAGGGGGCAAGTGTGTGACGGAGGACACCAGAAAGTTCATGAGGATGTCCTCGCAGTTGGAGGTGCGGTCCACTAGCGCTCGCAGCGAAGGCGGCAGGTAGTGGGTGAACAGGTGATGGTAGTacctggagagaaagaaagaaaaagagatatcACTTTCAGGTGACAGTATTTGCAGTCAGACTACTCGATGCAGGTGCCTggaatgtcacacacacacaaatcctctttctccatctccagtgtgtgtcacctgtggtAGAAGGCTGCTCCGGTCAGGACTATGGAGTAGTCGTTGGTCCACTTGGAGGTGTACCCCCAAGCGTGCTTCAGGGGGTCCCAGAAGTGGCTCCTGGGGGGGTAGCCCACGATGCGGTCAGGGAAGCTACGCCACACCAAGAAGGCAAAGTTCACCTGCAGGGGGCAGAGTTCACCCATTTTAAAGTTTACTGTTGGGACCAATATGACTGGTTACTGGATGCGATAGACacaaacgcatgcacacacaaacgcagacGTACTTCACTTGTCAGCAAGACTGTGTCTTCATCCAGACTCAGCACTGCGTCTGTCTCTATGGCTGCATTAGGCAGGAACCTGCTGGTtgtctggaagagagagagagagagagagagagagagagagagagagagagagagagagagagagagagagagagagagagagagagagagagagagagagagagagagagagagagagagagagagagagagagagagagagagagagagagagaggcagagagaagcagagagaagtGGTTCATTTCAGTAATGTCATCAAGCTTGCTTCCTAACTGAAGGGAATGAGAGTTACTTGGCGAAGAAGAACAAGTGACCGAGTCAGTCACCTTCCTGGCCTGAGTAGGGTTTGTAagtttgagggagagagagaaagcgagtggGTAAACAGAGGAGACCGAAGTCACAAGAAAAGGAAGGAAGTCATGCCAGTCAAGCTCATTTTAATTTGCCTGTGGTTAATagctagagacagacagaaagattgtCACACACATGGTCTCCCAGTTGACGTTTTCACTCACCTTCCTCCTGCCGTCTGTCACAATGAGGGGCACAGGCATGGGGGGCCATTTAGTTCTGTGGGGGGCTGGCTTCTCACTGTTCCACAGGATGATGATCTGGAAGGGGGCACCACATGCAAATAAACACCTAAAGTCATCAAACCGCTCAAATCAGACAGACGCACGCCTTTCGACGTATCATCTAAGGCTGATTGTCTCCGTTCAACACGTTCACCCCTGAGCTCAGCGGATGTTCTGGAACGAACCTGTGAGCAGTACTTAGACTTGGAGACCACCTGGAGCAGCTTCATGATTGGCTGAGACTGAGAAACCAATG contains these protein-coding regions:
- the LOC134040954 gene encoding exostosin-1c-like, which gives rise to MWNSLPGGLLVLPEYSTHLAHFPFFYLNLGVSPGQEFTAVIHAVTPLVSQSQPIMKLLQVVSKSKYCSQIIILWNSEKPAPHRTKWPPMPVPLIVTDGRRKTTSRFLPNAAIETDAVLSLDEDTVLLTSEVNFAFLVWRSFPDRIVGYPPRSHFWDPLKHAWGYTSKWTNDYSIVLTGAAFYHRYYHHLFTHYLPPSLRALVDRTSNCEDILMNFLVSSVTHLPPIKVAQRKQYKELPSPQGTKGLPWTNPEHFNQRQECVNTFASWFGYMPLVHSQFRLDPVLFKDQVSVLRKKYKDLERA